One region of Camelina sativa cultivar DH55 chromosome 6, Cs, whole genome shotgun sequence genomic DNA includes:
- the LOC104790176 gene encoding phospholipid-transporting ATPase 10, producing the protein MAGGTPSPGPGRRRRRLHLSKIYSYTCGKSSFKEDHSNIGGPGFSRVVYCNEPGSPAAERRNYAGNYVRSTKYTVASFFPKSLFEQFRRVANFYFLVTGVLSLTDLSPYGAVSALLPLALVISATMVKEGIEDWRRKQQDIEVNNRKVKVHDGNGIFRQEEWSKLRVGDIVRVEKDEFFPADLLLLSSSYEDSICYVETMNLDGETNLKVKQGLEATSSLLNQDSDFKDFRALVRCEDPNVNLYVFVGTLALEEERFPLSIQQILLRDSKLRNTEYVYGAVVFTGHDTKVIQNSTDPPSKRSRIERKMDKIIYLMFGLVFLMSFVGSIIFGVETREDKVKNGRTERWYLKPDDADIFFDPERAPMAAIYHFFTAVMLYSYFIPISLYVSIEIVKVLQSIFINRDIHMYYEETDKPAQARTSNLNEELGMVDTILSDKTGTLTCNSMEFIKCSIAGTAYGRGITEVERAMAVRSGGSPLVNEDLDVVVDSSAPKIKGFNFEDERVMNGNWVRQPQASVLQKFFRLLAVCHTAIPETDEETGNVSYEAESPDEAAFVVAAREFGFEFFNRTQNGISFRELDLASGEKVERVYRLLNVLEFNSTRKRMSVIVRDDDGKLLLLSKGADNVMFERLAKHGRQFEAKTQEHVNQYADAGLRTLILAYREVDENEYIEFNKNFNEAKASVSEDRETLIDEITDRMERDLILLGATAVEDKLQNGVPECIDKLAQAGIKIWVLTGDKMETAINIGFASSLLRQEMKQIIINLETPQIKSLEKSGGKDEIELASRESVVMQLQAGKALLSESGASSEAFALIIDGKSLTYALEDEIKKTFLDLATGCASVICCRSSPKQKALVTRLVKSGTGKTTLAIGDGANDVGMLQEADIGVGISGVEGMQAVMSSDIAIAQFRYLERLLLVHGHWCYSRIASMICYFFYKNITFGVTVFLYEAYTSFSGQPAYNDWFLSLFNVFFSSLPVIALGVFDQDVSARFCYKFPLLYQEGVQNILFSWKRIIGWMLNGFISALAIFFLCKESLKHNLFDSNGKTAGREILGGTMYTCVVWVVNLQMALSISYFTWVQHIVIWGSIAFWYIFLMIYGAMTPSFSSDAYMVFLEALAPAPSYWLTTLFVMIFALIPYFVYKSVQMRFFPKYHQMIQWIRYEGHSNDPEFVEMVRQRSIRPTTVGYTARRAASVRRSARFHDQIYKDLVGI; encoded by the exons ATGGCTGGTGGTACTCCTAGTCCTGGTCCtggtcggagaagaagaagattacatcTAAGCAAGATCTATTCCTACACTTGTGGCAAATCAAGTTTCAAAGAGGATCACTCCAACATAGGAGGACCCGGTTTCTCCCGTGTCGTCTATTGTAACGAACCGGGCTCTCCGGCAGCTGAACGCCGGAACTACGCCGGGAATTACGTCCGGTCGACGAAATACACCGTCGCTTCTTTCTTCCCTAAATCTCTCTTCGAGCAGTTCCGCCGCGTAGCTAACTTCTACTTTCTAGTCACCGGAGTCTTGTCGTTGACTGATCTCTCTCCTTATGGAGCCGTTAGTGCTCTCTTGCCTCTTGCTCTCGTCATCTCCGCCACAATGGTTAAAGAAGGTATCGAAGATTGGCGCCGTAAACAACAG gatattGAGGTGAATAACAGAAAGGTCAAAGTACACGACGGGAATGGAATATTCCGGCAAGAAGAGTGGAGCAAACTAAGAGTAGGTGACATAGTGAGAGTCGAAAAAGACGAGTTTTTTCCGGCGGATCTTTTGTTATTGTCGTCGAGCTACGAGGACTCGATCTGTTATGTAGAGACGATGAATCTGGACGGTGAGACGAATCTGAAAGTGAAACAAGGACTTGAAGCGACTTCTTCGTTGTTGAATCAAGATTCAGATTTCAAAGATTTCAGAGCACTTGTTAGATGTGAAGATCCAAATGTGAATCTTTATGTGTTTGTTGGGACTTTGGCTCTTGAAGAAGAGAGGTTCCCGTTGTCGATTCAACAGATTCTTCTACGTGATTCCAAGCTTAGAAACACAGAGTATGTCTACGGAGCTGTTGTTTTCACCGGACATGACACAAAG GTGATTCAGAATTCAACTGATCCACCATCGAAGAGAAGTAGGATTGAGAGGAAGATGGACAAGATTATATACTTAatgtttggtttggtgtttCTAATGTCATTCGTTGGATCAATCATCTTTGGAGTTGAGACAAGAGAGGATAAGGTCAAGAACGGAAGAACAGAGAGATGGTATTTGAAACCAGATGATGCAGATATCTTCTTTGATCCGGAGAGAGCTCCAATGGCTGCAATTTACCACTTCTTCACAGCCGTGATGCTTTACAGTTACTTCATTCCGATCTCGCTTTACGTTTCGATTGAGATTGTTAAAGTTCTTCAGAGCATTTTCATCAATAGAGACATTCATATGTATTATGAAGAAACTGATAAACCTGCACAGGCAAGGACTTCGAATTTGAATGAAGAGCTTGGTATGGTTGATACAATTCTATCTGACAAAACCGGGACTTTGACTTGCAACTCAATGGAGTTTATCAAGTGTTCTATCGCTGGTACTGCTTATGGACGTGGTATAACTGAGGTTGAGAGAGCTATGGCTGTGAGAAGCGGTGGTTCGCCTTTGGTTAATGAAGATTTAGATGTTGTTGTTGACAGTTCTGCTCCTAAGATCAAAGGGTTTAACTTTGAGGATGAAAGGGTTATGAATGGGAATTGGGTTAGGCAACCTCAAGCTTCCGTGTTGCAGAAGTTTTTTAGATTGCTTGCTGTGTGTCACACGGCTATACCTGAGACCGATGAAGAGACCGGGAATGTCTCTTATGAAGCTGAGTCTCCTGATGAAGCTGCGTTTGTTGTTGCAGCTCGAGAGTTTGGTTTCGAGTTCTTTAACCGGACACAAAATGGGATCTCGTTCCGTGAATTGGATCTTGCATCAGGAGAAAAAGTCGAAAG GGTTTATAGGTTACTAAACGTTCTTGAGTTCAATAGCACGAGGAAGAGAATGTCAGTTATTGTAAGAGACGATGATGGGAAGCTTTTGCTGTTGTCTAAAGGAGCTGACAA TGTAATGTTCGAAAGACTTGCAAAGCACGGTCGTCAATTCGAGGCGAAAACACAAGAACATGTAAACCAATATGCAGATGCTGGTCTAAGGACTCTAATACTTGCATACCGTGAGGTAGATGAGAATGAGTACATAGAGTTCAACAAGAATTTCAATGAAGCTAAGGCTTCGGTGAGCGAGGATCGTGAAACTTTGATAGATGAAATCACGGATAGGATGGAACGCGATCTCATTCTCCTTGGTGCTACTGCTGTTGAGGACAAACTTCAAAATGGG GTCCCGGAATGTATTGACAAACTTGCTCAAGCTGGAATCAAGATTTGGGTTCTAACTGGAGACAAAATGGAAACAGCTATCAATATTGG ATTTGCTTCTAGTTTACTAAGACAAGAGATGAAACAGATCATCATAAACCTTGAGACACCTCAAATCAAATCTCTGGAGAAATCTGGAGGCAAAGACGAAATCGAATTGGCATCAAGAGAAAGCGTTGTGATGCAACTACAAGCAGGAAAGGCCTTACTCTCTGAATCAGGCGCGAGCTCTGAAGCATTTGCTTTGATCATTGATGGGAAATCGCTAACCTATGCCCTCGAGGACGAAATCAAGAAAACGTTTCTTGATCTTGCCACTGGTTGTGCCTCTGTGATTTGCTGTAGATCATCACCTAAACAAAAAGCATTG GTTACACGGCTGGTTAAATCTGGAACTGGAAAAACAACCTTAGCGATTGGAGATGGAGCAAACGATGTAGGAATGCTTCAAGAAGCAGACATTGGTGTTGGTATAAGCGGTGTTGAAGGAATGCAAGCAGTGATGTCTAGCGATATCGCCATTGCTCAATTCCGATATCTAGAACGTCTATTGTTAGTTCATGGTCATTGGTGTTACAGCAGAATCGCATCAATG ATTTGTTACTTCTTCTACAAGAATATCACATTCGGAGTCACAGTGTTCTTATATGAAGCTTACACTTCCTTCTCGGGACAACCTGCATACAACGACTGGTTCCTTTCTCTTTTCAAcgtctttttctcttctctccctGTCATTGCCCTTGGAGTCTTTGATCAAGACGTCTCAGCTCGCTTCTGTTACAAG TTTCCATTGCTATACCAAGAAGGTGTTCAGAACATTCTCTTCAGCTGGAAAAGGATTATAGGATGGATGTTAAATGGATTCATAAGCGCTCTCGCTATTTTCTTCCTCTGCAAGGAATCTCTAAAACACAACCTATTTGACTCCAATGGCAAAACCGCAGGCCGGGAAATCCTCGGTGGAACAATGTACACTTGCGTCGTGTGGGTTGTCAATCTCCAGATGGCTTTATCAATAAGTTACTTCACTTGGGTCCAACACATTGTGATTTGGGGATCGATAGCCTTTTGGTACATCTTCCTCATGATATATGGAGCTATGACCCCAAGTTTCTCTTCCGATGCATACATGGTCTTCCTCGAAGCCCTAGCTCCTGCTCCTTCATACTGGCTCACCACTTTATTCGTCATGATCTTCGCTTTGATACCTTACTTCGTATACAAGTCAGTCCAAATGAGGTTTTTCCCTAAATACCATCAAATGATTCAGTGGATTCGGTACGAGGGTCATTCTAATGATCCTGAGTTCGTTGAGATGGTGAGGCAGAGGTCGATTAGACCCACCACCGTCGGATACACAGCGAGAAGAGCCGCAAGTGTACGGCGCTCCGCTAGGTTTCACGATCAGATCTATAAGGATCTTGTTGGTATCTGA
- the LOC104790174 gene encoding uncharacterized protein LOC104790174, with product MEDLNTFAADCVVVSCCCNCLVLQIAIFIFLGLPQKLVKNTRKCYAKWGINRKIKRMGLCCECRQENTDVDSGWRKESMTMSMEMEGLRCIEEVEQALEEFSKDGEFLFGSFWGQERVQNSSSMPNCGNDNFDIRFVSRYEIVEENLYSLDYIFTTSPKLYRNNNIN from the coding sequence ATGGAAGATCTCAACACATTTGCAGCTGACTGCGTCGTTGTATCATGTTGTTGCAACTGTCTAGTTCTCCAGATCGcgatcttcatcttccttgGACTCCCTCAAAAGCTAGTCAAGAACACGAGAAAATGTTACGCAAAATGGGGGATCAATCGAAAGATTAAAAGAATGGGGCTTTGTTGCGAATGTCGTCAAGAAAATACCGACGTTGATTCTGGATGGAGGAAAGAGTCTATGACGATGAGTATGGAGATGGAAGGTCTTAGGTGTATTGAAGAAGTTGAACAAGCGTTAGAGGAGTTTTCAAAGGATggtgagtttttgtttggaaGCTTCTGGGGACAAGAGAGGGTTCAAAATTCTTCGTCAATGCCAAATTGTGGTAATGACAACTTTGACATAAGATTTGTAAGTCGTTATGAGATCGTCGAAGAAAATTTGTACTCCTTGGATTATATATTCACAACTTCACCTAAATTATATcgaaataataatatcaactag
- the LOC104790175 gene encoding probable calcium-binding protein CML16 gives MASTKPTDQIKQLKDIFARFDMDNDGSLTQLELAALLRSLGIKPRGDQISLLLNQIDRNGNGSVEFDELVVAILPDLNEEVLINQEQLMEVFRSFDRDGNGSITAAELAGSMAKMGHPLTYRELTEMMREADSNGDGVISFNEFSHIMAKSASDFLGLTASS, from the coding sequence ATGGCGTCGACGAAACCAACCGatcaaatcaaacaactcaAAGACATCTTCGCGCGTTTCGACATGGACAACGACGGGAGCTTAACACAGCTCGAGCTCGCGGCGCTTCTCCGTTCTCTAGGGATCAAACCGCGCGGCGATCAGATCTCTCTCCTCTTAAACCAGATCGACCGCAACGGCAACGGATCCGTGGAGTTCGACGAGCTCGTGGTGGCGATACTGCCTGATTTGAACGAAGAGGTTCTCATCAACCAGGAGCAGCTGATGGAGGTTTTCCGGTCGTTTGATCGCGACGGTAACGGTTCGATCACGGCGGCGGAACTTGCCGGGTCAATGGCTAAAATGGGACATCCGTTGACTTACCGTGAGTTGACGGAGATGATGAGGGAAGCTGATTCTAATGGTGACGGTGTTATTAGTTTCAATGAGTTTTCTCATATTATGGCTAAATCTGCTTCTGATTTTCTTGGATTAACTGCTTCTTCCTAA
- the LOC104793881 gene encoding uncharacterized protein LOC104793881 encodes MTRPPTTSGRLFGTSRNLQSGGSQSAGLRRPSSPRPSNSNAAAIIEPNEEREQIAPVIRDTRVLHPSRRNGAKWFKSNTEVSTRIRKIIESCFNGPWYSWSKVPGFFKDSWFTTFKTYFEWDASIEHLVKANFDQVAATRLKGMVSLAKSNAAKPNGEKPDWILSEHWSVMSDYWRTPKAKGKSEKARTTRLSTRDGLGVHRHRAGSRSYVKVQDALVANNEDSSFIAIAGISKQGRVFGIGSLHNGISMSLGDPSVPQPTEEEVGTLTHRLEELENELKKSRDGNLLLEKRLQALEDNYVSTSSPEISM; translated from the exons ATGACTCGTCCTCCAACTACAAGTGGGCGTTTGTTTGGAACATCACGTAATCTTCAATCTGGAGGTTCTCAGTCTGCTGGCTTGCGAAGACCATCATCTCCTCGACCATCAAACTCAAATGCTGCAGCAATCATTGAAccaaatgaagaaagagaacaaattgCACCAGTGATACGTGATACTCGAGTGCTTCATCCGTCAAGAAGAAATGGAGctaaatg GTTCAAAAGTAACACTGAAGTATCAACACGTATTCGAAAGATCATTGAATCATGTTTTAACGGACCATGGTATAGCTGGTCAAAAGTGCCTGGTTTTTTCAAAGATTCGTGGTTTACAACATTTAAG ACATACTTCGAGTGGGATGCCTCAATCGAGCATCTTGTTAAAGCCAACTTTGATCAGGTTGCTGCTACTCGTCTTAAAGGAATGGTTAGCCTTGCAAAGTCCAATGCAGCAAAACCCAATGGAGAAAAACCTGATTGGATTCTCTCTGAACATTGGAGTGTAATGTCAGATTATTGGAGGACACCAAAAGCCAAAGGTAAAAGTGAGAAAGCTCGTACTACGCGACTATCTACTCGTGATGGTTTAGGTGTCCATCGACACAGAGCAGGTTCACGTAGTTATGTCAAAGTGCAAGATGCTTTG GTTGCCAACAACGAAGACTCTTCTTTCATTGct attgCTGGAATATCAAAACAAGGTCGTGTATTTGGAATTGGGTCACTGCACAATGGAATTTCTATGTCTTTGGGTGATCCATCTGTCCCACAACCTACCGAAGAAGAAGTGGGTACATTAACCCATCGACTTGAAGAACTtgaaaatgaattgaaaaagaGTCGTGATGGAAACTTACTCCTCGAGAAACGTCTCCAAGCACTAGAGGACAACTATGTTTCCACAAGTTCCCCTGAAATTTCTATGTAA